GGAAAATACAAAGGATTCGATTGGAAATCCGAATATACTAAATTTGTTCCGACTATATTATTCTCCGCACTATTTTTGATCGTCCATTCCGCCATTCCTCATAAGGAAGAAAGATTTTTATTACCGATTCTTCCGTTATTATTGATCTTGATCTCTCCACTTTGTGCCTATTGGAGAGGAATAGAAAAAGGAAAAATGTCCGTAAGAAGGATCTTATTCCTTATAGTGAATTTCCTTCTGCTCGACCTTTTATGTTTTTTTACTATCCAAAACAATACGATAGAACTGGTCCGATATTTAAACTTTCATAAAGAGATCAAAGAACTTTATGTCTATCGGGACTCTATTCCTCATCTGCCCGTATCTTACGCATATAGAGAACCTTTAGAAAGATACGAATACGTAGGATCCTTGGACCAGAATATGCAGCCGAAGATAGATAACTTTGATCCATTCAAATCCTGCTCCGCCGTCCTTGCGGTTCGAAAAGATTATGTAATGAACGGAGTGGATCCGGATCCCCCTTGGATCTTGGTGGAAAATTTCAGATCCTCTCCATTGGAAGAATTGGCGGTGTTCCTAAATCCAAGTAAGAACAAAAGAAGATCAAGTTTATATCTATATCAATTTCAATTGTGCAAGAAAAAATGAGACCTAAGATATCCGTATTATTACCCACATATAACGAAGTAGAAAATATCGAAAAATGTATTTCAGGAGTATCTCAAACCTTCAACGGTCTGGAATATGAAATAATCGTAATAGATGATAACAGCCCGGACGGGACCTGGTCCGTGGTGGAAAAATTAAAAGATCAAAATCCTAAAGTAAAATTGATCCGAAGAATGACCGAAAAGGGACTCTCCTCTGCGATCATAACCGGGATGAGCGCCGCAGAGGGAGAAAACTTTCTGGTAATGGACTCGGATCTACAGCATGACGAATCTGTCTTACCTCAAATGTTAAAAAGTTTGGAAGAAGGAGCAGACATTGCAGTCGGCACCAGATATGCCAACGGAGGATCCACCGGAAAATGGAATTATATACGTAAATTCCTGAGTGTGACAGCGAATTCTTTTACGAAACTTCTTCTTCCGATACGCATCTCAGATCCTATGAGCGGATTTTTCGCGATCAAAAGAGAAGTATTCTTTAAGTACGGATACAAGATCAATCCGATCGGATTTAAGATCTTATTGGAGATCTTAGGCAGAGCGGAGAAGGATCTGCAAATTGCGGAGGTCCCATTCTATTTTCGCACAAGACTCCATGGAGAAACTAAGATCAATAACTCTATCGCCAGAAGTTTTTTAATGGCGGTATTGGATTTACGTTTCGGGAAATGGATCTCTTCCACATTTTTATTATATTCGATAGTAGGACTAAGCGGGGTCGTAGTAAATCTTTTAGGCTTTATCTTATTTGAAAATTTGGGAGTCAAAGATCTCGAGACAGGCGTAGGAATATTGCCGATCTTCCCTACTTCCGTGTTTTTCGGGATAGAACTATCCATTATCAGTAATTTTATACTGAATAATTACTTTACGTTTTATGAAACTAGATACGAAAAATGGGCGGCTATCCGAGGATTTATCATATTCTCAGGAGTAAGCGCCCTCGGGATTTTTGTTCAGTTGGGAATATTCCAACTGATGTTCTATAAGATCCTACCCCGCCTTGAAATGCCCCAAAATTTCGAGTTAAGACTTCTATGCGATCTGATCGCTATCTCGATCGCAATGTTTACGAATTATTTTCTGAACTCTAACCTGACCTGGATGGATCAGGCGAAAAAGAGATTGTAGGAGTTCCTACAACCGGTCCAAAACCGATTTTCAATGTTTAAGAGGTCAGAACGGATCTATTTTCCTTGAGTAAATCAGTTACATCCTGAAGAGATTCCCCAATTAGATCTTTTACCAATGTATTCACATCTTTTAAATAACCTTCTCGGATTGAGACATCAAAAGAAGCGAGTGCATCCGCCATAGGTTTTGGAACTCCCGCTCCGACTAATGCTTTAGAAAGTTCTTCTGCAGGAAGATCCACATAGGAAACGGATACACCGGTTAATTCGGAGATGAATTTTGCAAGTTCTGGGTAGGTCCAAGCTTTCGGCCCGCTGATCTCTAAAATTTGATTTCCGGATCCGGAAGATAATAAAGCTGCCGCTGCCGCCTTCGCACAGTCGGTTCTGGAAATATAAGCGCAGGAACCTTCTCCGCCTGAACCGTAAAGAGAACCGCTTGCAATTGAGTGTTGTAGTTTAGGTATTAGATAATCAGAATATAGATTATTTCGAAGAATCGTATATGCAAGACCGCTTTGTTTGATCTTTTCTTCGGTGCCTTCATGTTCGAAAGCGAATGTGACCGGGACTTCGTTCGCTTTGGTGAGAGAAGTATAAAGAACTCTTTTGGCTCCCACTTTTACTGCGGCATCAACTGCGTTACTATGTCCTTCCAGTCTATTTCCTATATCATCGGTGCTAATGATCAAGATCCGATCTGCACCTTGGAATGCAGAGGTAAGACTTGCAGGATCGTCAAAACTTGCCTTTCTTACTATAACTCCCCTTTTTGCAAAGTCCTCTAAACTTTCCGGCTTACGAGTTGTTGCGATGATCTTTTTCTGGCCTCTTTTTAATAATTCTTCTAGGACAATTTTTCCTAGATGGCCGGAAGCTCCGGTCACGAGTACTGTTTCGGAAATGCTGCTCATTTGGTTCCTTAAACCTGTTTTTGGTCTACGTTAGATTTACATTTTTAGACTACTTGAAATAATAAAAGTTACAAGTTAATTTTTAGCCTAGACAACTCGGTGCGTCAAATTCTATTTTTTATTCTCACGCAGAGGCGCGGTGTCGCAGAGTAAATCGGATTTACACTAAGCTCTCTGCGGCTTCACGGCTCTCCGTGCAAATTTTTATGATTTTAACCTCACTCGAAGGCAAAAATGTAGGAACTCCAACATCGCTTGGATTCGGGAAGTTTAAACTTCTTCTAATAGATAAGGGCGAGTGTATTCTCTTACGATCTCTACTACAAAACGTCCCCAAGATTTTGGATCTTCTTGGGAAATTTCGATCTGACGGATCTTAGGAAAATATGCCTGAGGTTTGAATGCAGTATGAGTCAGCTCCATTGCTCTCAGATAATTATCCACTCGTTTCACTCGAACGAAGTTCAAGAGCTCGCCTTGGATCTTATCTTGAGGCATATAGCCGATGATGATCAGGCGCGGAAATAATGACTTTTTGAGTAGATTGATGAAGTCTCCGAAACTATCCACTCGATCTATAAATCCTTCGTAAGCACCACCGCCCAAGTTCATGATCTGAGTTACGATGTCCATTGTGAACGAAACACCTTCCGCGGAAGTCATATCGGAGATGATCACGATACCTTCGTCAGGTTGGAAAGTTTTGAATTCGCTTGTCGGTTTAAAATGACGTCTAAGTAATTTTGCAGTGGAGATATCTATCTCTGCTGCCTTCGGAACTAAAATTTTTCCGGATGAATCGGAGATAGGTTCTCTAGTAATAAGGTATCTTTTCTTGGCGGCGTTTTGGTTCATCACCCGGAAGGCTTTCACCTTCTCTTCCAGCTCGTCCAGAGTACAATACCCTATTTTTAAAACGTTTTCTCTCGCGCGTTTTTTGAGATCTATGTCTTCCATACGAGTTTTTGGTGGCCCGGAGGAACCAGCTTAAACGAGGTTCCGAATTTCGCGAGAATTTACCGGGTATCCGGGGAGAGTATATAAAAAAAATCCGGGTCTGAAAAGCCCTCTTTTGGCTATGCAAAAAAACCGCTTGTCCACGGAATGTGCGCTCCTTGAATGGGGAGGAATGGCTATTCTACCCATTTTAACTCATTCTAGGACCGGAATAAATATTCAGTTATGCAAGGGAATCCTGGCCCTATCTTGCCTAACCTTGGTTTCCTGCTTTTCCGTGGAATTTATCCAAGAAGGGATCCAGAAAGAAACAGTACTTGTTTCTCATAAACCAGGCTGGGAGCAGATAGAGATCTTGAAACATCCTCCCAAACGCAGGAATTACAAAACTTACGGAAGAGTGATCGTTAGGAACTTCGGGGACGGAAGAATAGAAAAATTCTATTACGAAAAAATTAAGAAAGAACTTTTTGACAAAGGTATGGACGGAATGTATCTCGCAAATGTAGGTCTTGTCCCTGTTCCTCCCACAATTTTTCAAACGGGTACTACCGAAGGTTATACTACAAGTATGGCAGAGATCGCAAAGAATGCAAAAGTTTTGGAAGGAGTCGCATTCCGTTACAGAGAAAGGGATGAAGAATAATGGCAAGGCGTCTAGACAGCGAGATTAAAGTTTTGCCTAACGGAGATTGGATCTTCCGAGAAGCAAAAATAGAACAAAAAGATATTTTGGAATATTTCCGCAAAAACCTGAAAGAAGCGGAAGACGGGATCTATATAGACAATCAGTACGGAGAATTTTCGGAAAACGGATATTTGGAATTATTCGGTTACCCTTTAAACCTGATCAGAGTCTGGGAGAAGGAGGGAGAATTTTATTTTTTAAGCGATTCCGGTGAAGAATTGCCTCTCTCTTCTTTGCAGATCGCGGCAGACTCGGAAGGAGAATTATTCGCCAGGAAAAAGGATCATCTTTTTCTAAAATATAAGATCGCCAGAAATGTTTCTTCCATACTAAGCGAATATTTATCTGAGTCCGAGGAAGGATTAAAACTAGTCGTCCAAAATAAAGAGATCCCAATCTTGGAAACCGGGGAAAATCCGAATGTTTCTCTTCCTAAAGAATTCCAAAAATAGATCGGATCTATTTTCCGGATAATACCAATCTTCCCAATACCTTACCGGAAGATAGATCATTTAAAGCAGAATCCGCTTCTCTCAAATTCCTGATCTGGACTGGAACTGGGCGTATCTTTTTCTCGGATACGAGTTTTAGTAATTCCTTTAACTCGCCAGGAGAACCTGTGTAACTTCCTCGAACTGTTAAACTTCTGAGAGAAAGGATCGGGGTCGGGATCTTTAACTCTCCGCCGAATAATCCTACACCTATCAGAGTTCCATTCTTTTTCAAAAGAGAAAATCCTAAAGAAGAAGTGGCACTATTATTCACAAAATCGATCACGACAGAAACTCCTAAGGGACCGGAGATCTTTTTGACCTCAGCCGCCGGATCAGGATGAGAAGAAGTTACCGTATAAAATCCAAGATCTTTCAGTTTTTTCAAACGAGACTCTTCCAAATCCAAGAAGATCACTTTCGCTTCCGTAAGAAGAGGAACCAATTGAGAAGCAAACATCCCAAGTCCTCCTGCTCCTATGATTACCAATGAATCCGTTTTTTTAAGCGGGAGAGCTTTTTTCAAGGCGCCGTACGCTGTAAGACCTGCACATGCGTAAGAACATGCATACTCTGGAGAAAGATCATAAATATCTAAAAGCCATTTTTCATCCGGGACTAAGATCCGATCCGAATATCCTCCGTCTTGGTAGATCCCTAAAGATTTAGGAGCGGAACAAAGCTGCGGATTTCCGGATCCACATTCTTCGCAGGAACCACAGCCGATCCAAGGATAAACTAATTTTGTTTCTCCTACAGAAACGGATTTCACTTTAGATCCGATTTTTAGGACCCTGCCTACTACTTCATGACCAGGAGTGAGTGGGAGTTTGACTCCCCTATCCTTTACGAATAGTTTTTCTTCTCCTCCAATTTTATAATAACCGTCCCTTAAATGAAGGTCCGAATGACATACCCCGCAAGAGATTACTTCCAATAAAACTTCCGAATCTTTCGGTTCCGGGTCTTGTTTTTCTTCCCATTGTAAAGAGGATCCGAATTCTACTAATCTAATACTTTTCACTAATGTAAAACCTCTTTCCGTTTGAAAACTCTATCCATTTCTTCCGAGATCATTTTTAGTCCTACTTCAGGAGCCTTGAGTAAATTTACCTTTGTAAAAAATCCGTGGGTGTATCCTTTGAATTCTTTGAATAAAACGGAAACTCCGGCTTCCTTTAGCTTTTCTGCATATAGTTTTCCGTCGTCTCTGAGCGGATCAATATCTGCAATAAATACGATCGCAGGAGGAAGATCCTTCCAATCCGTTTGGTATAAAGGAGAAGCTTTGGCGTTGGATCTCGTAATTGGATCAGGAAGATATTGATCGATAAACCATTCCATATCTTTTTTAGTAAGCCCGGGACCTAATTCGAATTCTTTATAAGAATCTGTATCACAAATTGCTTCTGTAACTGGATAGATCAGGATTTGTAGATCGATTTTCGGACCGGATGTTTCTTTAGCTCTTAGAATGGTAGAAGCAGCCAAATTTCCTCCCGCACTATCACCTGCCACTACCAAGGGAAGTCCTTTCCAGAGATTCTGGTTTTGAGAAGAGATCCATTCTAAAGAAGAATACGCATCTTCTAACGGTAAAGGAAAAGGGAATTCGGGAGCGAGTCTATAGTCTACTAGAGATACGATACTTGAAGTGATCTCTGCAAGTTTGCGTGCAAATGGATCGAAATCTTTTAATCTTCCTACAACCCATCCTCCGCCATGGAAGTATAAAATTTTGGACTTAGGTTCCGATTTTGGAATATAATTTTTTATGAATACATTTCCGTCTTTGGAAGGGATGAAGATATCCTGGACTTCCCTCATGAGAGGACCTTCTCCCAAAAGTTCTCCGATCGCAGAATAACCGTCCCTTCTTTCCTGGATACTTCCTTGGGTAAAACCTGTGAGTCCCTTAGAGGAAATCAGATTTGCGTATTCCAACATCTCCGGAGCAAATTCCATTCTTTTCTCCCTTTATAAGTAAGGAAGAAAAGTATATTATAAAACAGACGATTTGTCGTTCCAGTTTATAGATCGGGAAAGAATAATATGGAATTAGAAGGAGGAACGATTCGCTTCCATATAATAATGATTAGGAACTAAACCTTTCGGCCCGGAAAAATTCCTGGCTTCTACGATCTCGAATCCTAATTTTTTATACAGACCTTGAGCATTCGGATTCTCTTGGGAAACATCCAAAGAAATTTTATCGTAACCCGGGTAAGTGGATATCGCAAATCGGATCAGCTTCTCCGCTATCCCTTGCCTTCTTTCTTTTTCAGGAACTGCGATATGGCCCAAGTATAATCTGCCGGACTTAGGAGGTTGGATCATTCCTTCCATACTGAGTCCACGAACTGCAACCTTAGGAGCTTTGAATCCATAAATTCGGAAAATATTTCCTGCAGTAGCAGCATTCTGGAAGAAGAAGTTCTCGGAGAGGAATATTACGATACTACCTACAACCTCTCCATTCTTCTCGGCCAAATAATGGTTCTTATAACTGAATGTATTCTTGGTCCCTTGGAAGGATTTGATCAGAAAATCCTGAGAGGAAATTTTTCCCTCATTGAATACATAGTCCCAGGCTGCAGGCCCGGAACTATAGATCAAAGGAACAGCGGAGGGCGCGTCTTCCGGCCTGGCAGGACGGATTGTAATCGGTTCTTTAGACATTCTTAGATTGCAGAGTTCAATTCTTCTCTTAGTCGTTTTGCTTCTTCAAAATCAGGCTTCATTACGATTGCCTTATGCAGATACTGCAAGGATCTTTCCGGGCGATTCCAGATCTTGTAAAGTGTAGCTAGGTTAAAAAGAGAAATATGAGGTGCGTCGTTTAAAGTGCAGCGAAGTGATTTTTTGAGCCAGAAAACGGATTCTCTTTCTCTTCCCATTCGAAGAAGTAGGATACCTATCTCGTTGCAAGGATTCCCGTATTCAGGATTCACTTCTACGGAACGGTAGAAATAGTACAGACCTTTTTTCCAATTGTTTCTTTGGTTTTCGATCAGACCCAGAAAAAAGTAGGTCTCATGGCTTTCGGTATCTTCTAAAGATGATTTTAACAGGAATTCCGCACGATCCAAATCGCCGGTTCTATAAAAAAATTTAGATGCTTCTAGCTTGTCTTCAGGCGTCAGGTTTTCCAATTATCTACCCGTTTTTATTTTTATTTTCGGACGCCTCTTGAAATAGCTTAATTCCGTTTTCCGTGTAGGACTTCCTTCTTTACATTTTCCCGAAGAAACTTGGAGATGCTCTGAGCATCCAAACCGTACTCCGTAAAAATTTCCTTCCTCTCCCCGTGATGGATCACCTCGGAAGGGAATGCGAATGTTTTGATAAAACGTCCCAAATACTCGGGAGAGATCCGGTTCAATAAATAACCGGAAGCTCCACCGTCTAGATAACTCTCATCCAGGATCACAAAATGGCGGACATGAGAAAGTTCCTCATCCAAAGCCTCTTTGCCCAAAGGACGAAGCCAAACCAGGTCGATCAATGTTACCGAATATCCTTCTTGTTCCAATAGACTAGCAGTCTTCTTGGCTTCTTCTAACATGGAACCGATGGAAAGAAGGGCGATGTCAGTTCCTCTTTGCAGAACCCTAAAACTTCCGGGTTTTAGATCCTTCTCCGCGCCGAAATCTAGACCGGAAAGTTCCACACTCGCCTTAGGGAATCGGATCGCGATCGGAGACTTATCGTAATGCTCCATATACTTAAGCGAATCCACCAGATCCTGTCCGGAAGAAGGCACGAACACATCCATATTCGGCAAGGAAAGAAGGTAACTTAGATCGAATAATCCCTGGTGAGTCTCTCCATCCGGCCCAACACAACCGGCTCTATCGATCACGAATCGAACAGGAAGATTCATAAGAGAAACATCTTCCACCAATTGGTCCATCCCTCTGGTCAAGAAGGTGGAATAAATACACATATAAGGGATCACATCCCCGTTAGTCATTGCACCCGCAAAAGCAACCGAGTGTTGTTCCGCGATACCTACATCGTAGACATGATCCGGGAATTTAGAAACATATTCCCCTAGTCCGGAACCTTCTATCATTGCCGGAGTGACTGCTGCAATTCGTGGATTTTTTTCGGTTAGATCGGAAAGCACCTTACCCACGATCTTAGAATAGGAAATTTTAGAAGAATCGCCTGAATCCATGGCTCCGTCTTCCTTGCGGAATGGAGTTACTCCATGGTATTTGATCGGGTCCTTCTCTGCTGGAATATATCCTTTTCCTTTTTGAGTGATCGTATGGAAAAGAACAGGTCCTTTCATTGTCTTGATCTTTCTCAGCATGGTAACTAGACGAACCACATCATGGCCGTCTTCCGGTCCTATATAAATAAAACCTAGGTCTTCGAAAAGCCCACCAGGTGTGAATACGTCTTTAAATCCTTTTTCTACTCTTTTGAAAAAGCTTTCCATTGCAGGTCCAACAATCGGG
This is a stretch of genomic DNA from Leptospira dzoumogneensis. It encodes these proteins:
- a CDS encoding glycosyltransferase, encoding MRPKISVLLPTYNEVENIEKCISGVSQTFNGLEYEIIVIDDNSPDGTWSVVEKLKDQNPKVKLIRRMTEKGLSSAIITGMSAAEGENFLVMDSDLQHDESVLPQMLKSLEEGADIAVGTRYANGGSTGKWNYIRKFLSVTANSFTKLLLPIRISDPMSGFFAIKREVFFKYGYKINPIGFKILLEILGRAEKDLQIAEVPFYFRTRLHGETKINNSIARSFLMAVLDLRFGKWISSTFLLYSIVGLSGVVVNLLGFILFENLGVKDLETGVGILPIFPTSVFFGIELSIISNFILNNYFTFYETRYEKWAAIRGFIIFSGVSALGIFVQLGIFQLMFYKILPRLEMPQNFELRLLCDLIAISIAMFTNYFLNSNLTWMDQAKKRL
- a CDS encoding SDR family oxidoreductase, with the translated sequence MSSISETVLVTGASGHLGKIVLEELLKRGQKKIIATTRKPESLEDFAKRGVIVRKASFDDPASLTSAFQGADRILIISTDDIGNRLEGHSNAVDAAVKVGAKRVLYTSLTKANEVPVTFAFEHEGTEEKIKQSGLAYTILRNNLYSDYLIPKLQHSIASGSLYGSGGEGSCAYISRTDCAKAAAAALLSSGSGNQILEISGPKAWTYPELAKFISELTGVSVSYVDLPAEELSKALVGAGVPKPMADALASFDVSIREGYLKDVNTLVKDLIGESLQDVTDLLKENRSVLTS
- a CDS encoding alcohol dehydrogenase — protein: MKSIRLVEFGSSLQWEEKQDPEPKDSEVLLEVISCGVCHSDLHLRDGYYKIGGEEKLFVKDRGVKLPLTPGHEVVGRVLKIGSKVKSVSVGETKLVYPWIGCGSCEECGSGNPQLCSAPKSLGIYQDGGYSDRILVPDEKWLLDIYDLSPEYACSYACAGLTAYGALKKALPLKKTDSLVIIGAGGLGMFASQLVPLLTEAKVIFLDLEESRLKKLKDLGFYTVTSSHPDPAAEVKKISGPLGVSVVIDFVNNSATSSLGFSLLKKNGTLIGVGLFGGELKIPTPILSLRSLTVRGSYTGSPGELKELLKLVSEKKIRPVPVQIRNLREADSALNDLSSGKVLGRLVLSGK
- a CDS encoding alpha/beta hydrolase; translated protein: MEFAPEMLEYANLISSKGLTGFTQGSIQERRDGYSAIGELLGEGPLMREVQDIFIPSKDGNVFIKNYIPKSEPKSKILYFHGGGWVVGRLKDFDPFARKLAEITSSIVSLVDYRLAPEFPFPLPLEDAYSSLEWISSQNQNLWKGLPLVVAGDSAGGNLAASTILRAKETSGPKIDLQILIYPVTEAICDTDSYKEFELGPGLTKKDMEWFIDQYLPDPITRSNAKASPLYQTDWKDLPPAIVFIADIDPLRDDGKLYAEKLKEAGVSVLFKEFKGYTHGFFTKVNLLKAPEVGLKMISEEMDRVFKRKEVLH
- a CDS encoding GNAT family N-acetyltransferase; this translates as MSKEPITIRPARPEDAPSAVPLIYSSGPAAWDYVFNEGKISSQDFLIKSFQGTKNTFSYKNHYLAEKNGEVVGSIVIFLSENFFFQNAATAGNIFRIYGFKAPKVAVRGLSMEGMIQPPKSGRLYLGHIAVPEKERRQGIAEKLIRFAISTYPGYDKISLDVSQENPNAQGLYKKLGFEIVEARNFSGPKGLVPNHYYMEANRSSF
- a CDS encoding tetratricopeptide repeat protein → MENLTPEDKLEASKFFYRTGDLDRAEFLLKSSLEDTESHETYFFLGLIENQRNNWKKGLYYFYRSVEVNPEYGNPCNEIGILLLRMGRERESVFWLKKSLRCTLNDAPHISLFNLATLYKIWNRPERSLQYLHKAIVMKPDFEEAKRLREELNSAI
- the dxs gene encoding 1-deoxy-D-xylulose-5-phosphate synthase, whose product is MQQEDSLLNGIRLPVDLRKLPLEELPKLCSEIRNYIIDTLSGIGGHFASNLGVVELTVALHYVFDTPKDRLIWDVGHQTYPHKILTGRKEKLSTVRKFKGLSGFPKREESVYDLYNTGHAGTSISQALGEAVARDLTGKNYSVAAIIGDASIATGMALEAMNHAGHLKKDLLVVLNDNYMSISKNVGSISNYLNNIISSHFYLNWKRIFYTFLKWFPIVGPAMESFFKRVEKGFKDVFTPGGLFEDLGFIYIGPEDGHDVVRLVTMLRKIKTMKGPVLFHTITQKGKGYIPAEKDPIKYHGVTPFRKEDGAMDSGDSSKISYSKIVGKVLSDLTEKNPRIAAVTPAMIEGSGLGEYVSKFPDHVYDVGIAEQHSVAFAGAMTNGDVIPYMCIYSTFLTRGMDQLVEDVSLMNLPVRFVIDRAGCVGPDGETHQGLFDLSYLLSLPNMDVFVPSSGQDLVDSLKYMEHYDKSPIAIRFPKASVELSGLDFGAEKDLKPGSFRVLQRGTDIALLSIGSMLEEAKKTASLLEQEGYSVTLIDLVWLRPLGKEALDEELSHVRHFVILDESYLDGGASGYLLNRISPEYLGRFIKTFAFPSEVIHHGERKEIFTEYGLDAQSISKFLRENVKKEVLHGKRN